The DNA region TATCGGTCACCTACCAGCCGACGACCGCGACCCTGACCGACGAGGCGATCGAGGCGGTCGGCCAGAAGATCGTCGCGGCCGTGGTCAAGGCCACCGGCGGCAGCCTGCGCGCCTGAAGGTCGCTATCCTTCGGTTGAAGAAAAGGCCGAGCAGTACAAAGCCCCCCGCATCCCGGGGGGCTTTTTTTGTGATGCCGGAAGCCGATAGGGGATCACTACCGGGTTACCCGCTCACACAAGCACATCCCGCTCACACAAGCATATGAAGAATCGCTGATTGAGGAAGCCCGAGTGCTTTCAGTAAGGGAAGATCCTAACACTCTCTGATGCAATTTAATGTTTGAAGAAAGTGTAGGCTTCTGTGGAAAGATCGGGTTGCCGGACAATTTAACTGCGAAGGCCGCGCGAAGCGACCGATGTCACCGCGATGGCACAGGCAACGCTTCCATTGCCTTGGCGTGTTCGGCGGCAATCATAACGCTGATGATGAAGCTGGGGTAACCAATGGCTGAGCCGCAAGACGATCAAGCAAGCAATCGGGCGTCGGTGAAACCACTCGTCGTTGTGGTCGATGATGATCGGTCGATCGTTGAAGGGCTGGCGATCCTGCTGGACGGCTGGGGGTACGAGGTGGTGACGGCGGTCAGCGTTGCCGCCATGGAGGTGCAACTCGGCGGCCTGACCCGGACGCCGAGCCTGATCATCGCCGACCATTACCTGCCTGGCGGCCGGACCGGGCGCGAGGTGGTGGAGCGCATCCGCACCCAAACCGGGCAGCACATCCCATCGATCATCCTGACCGGCGACAGCACCCCCGAACGGCGCGACGAGGCCGAATTGATGGGCTGCCAGCTTTTGCTGAAGCCGGTGCAGGTCGGACCGCTGCGCGAGGCGGTGGAAGCGCTTTGCCGCCCTTGAGAGCGGCGGATGAGAGCGGCGGACGGCTTACCGATGAGGTGGGCCGATGAGGTGGGCTTCAATCCCGGCGGTCATTGATGATGACGGTTGGCATCCGTGCCGACTGGCACGGCGGCGGCCCATGCCGGCGAAGCTATTGATCCTGATAGGTCAGAATCAAAAGCCGTTCGTGCAACGCGTTGCCAAGCCCATCCGGTCGAGGTCCGGCAGCACCGAAGGAAGGCATCGACCACCGCCGGATCGCATCGCAGCCCCGCCAGCCGAGTGATCTCCGTTACCGAGTCTTCCCAGGACAAGGCCTTGCGATAGGGTCGGTCGCGGGTCATCGCGGCATCGGCGACCGCGACAATGCGGGCGCACAGCGGTATCGCGGCCCGGCTGGCGCAAACCCATCAAAACGTATCCAGCTCGATCACCGTACAATCGAGTCCGCGTTGCGCCAACGTGCCGCAGGCGGTGTCGACCTGCAGCCGCGTGAATGGGGCGACCCCCACCTCGTACAGCAGCCGGCCCTTGCGGAAGACCGGCCACACCATCGGCGGCAGGTCGCGATAGGCGCTGCCCGGCCCGGC from Azospirillum ramasamyi includes:
- a CDS encoding response regulator; the protein is MKPLVVVVDDDRSIVEGLAILLDGWGYEVVTAVSVAAMEVQLGGLTRTPSLIIADHYLPGGRTGREVVERIRTQTGQHIPSIILTGDSTPERRDEAELMGCQLLLKPVQVGPLREAVEALCRP